The segment TCATTATATACTTTCAAATCTGTCGGCGACGTTCCGATCCGGATTTCATAACGAGACGGAACAAACGTCGTATCTTCACCCGCATACGTCCATGTGAATCGTGGGGCCTTCGTATCAATACCGATCGGATTTTCCAGGTATTCAGTTCGCAAACCGACTGGCACAATTCTTTCATTGGTCTGCACACAGCTTGCCAGTAATCCGGCTGTTGCCGTCATAATCAGCAATATATTCCTTTTCATATTGAGAACTAATCTTGTATTACTTATTTATTAATAACAATACCTTCCGGCGCTTCGATCTTCGAGGAGATTGAACCATCCGGTTGCTTTTCATGTCGGATCTTGACAATACCCTTTGGCGTGGGGAAAGTTCCTTCCACCCAATCCAGATCGGCCAAATGTGGAACTATCCGAAGTACCCGACATCCCGGTTCCATGACCTGAACGCCCAACACATATTCCGTCAGCCAGGAAGTAGGTCCGGAAGCCCAGCCATGGCACAGACTGTGGCGGAAACCTTTATAACAGTAGGCTCCAAAATCTCCATGAATGTCTTTCTTGCCATCCGGCACCAGTTCGTCTATAGGAGCTGCATTCGGCAACCAGTCTAAATTAAAGTCTTCCCAGAAAGTAGTTGCTCCCATATCCAGCATCGCGCCCCAGTAAGAACGGATAATATCCAACGCCCCGGAATAATTATCAGCCAAAGCCATCGACCTCAACATATAATATCCATAGAACGTAGAAAAACCATGACCACCTTCCTGTGACAGATATTTTTGGTCTGCCTCTTTCGCATCCATCAGTCCGGCCCAAGCCAACAAGGCAGCCGCCTGTTTCATGCCCGGCTCCGTCGGTTTCTTCTTCAATGCCAAAAACGGTTTCACTACTTCAGGTGCTGCTTTCCGCAAACGGGCCTCTGTTTCCCTGCAAGTATCCGCTAATTCCGGTTCCTGCAATAAAGAACAAAGTTCAGCTCCATATTTCATAGCCTGCACCATCAAAGCCTGCAAGCCGGCATTGATCGCTTCCGGATTCTCATTAGAAGGCCAGTCCAAGAAACGCATTCCGTCCAGGTGTTCCCGACCAGAAGCATCTACTTTCGAGATCAAGACTTTCAGCAAACCGATCAGATAGTCTTTCTGCGACTGCAGGTAAGTCCAGTCGCCCTGATAACGGAACCAGTCCCGCTGAATCAACAGCCACCAGATTGAATACGAACTAATCCCGTTCATCCAGTTTGGCAGCGGAGTAATATCCCGAGTTAGATCCAGGCTTTTAGGAACCGCCTCATTATATCCAAAGACGGTATTCACGGTCATAACTTCCGGATGCATGTCTCCAATCCATACCAGACGATCCCGCTTAATGCCGTCCCACAAATACTCCTGTAAATTCAGATGAACCGTATATGCTCCCGTTTGCCAAATCTGATTTAACCGTTCATCGCTGCACCGGAACGAACCTTTATATGGAATATCCCGATACGTAGCAATCGCCCGCACCTCTTTCAGCTGCAACTCAACTGAATCATCCGGCAAATCGATCCGAACAAAGCGAAATCCTGAATTCCCCACTTCGGCTACTCCCAACCACGGCAAAGACAACTGGAAATCGCGGACAGCATGATCGTTTGTCGCCCCGTTCTTTCCGTCGATTTCACACATTGCTTCACTAACCGATTCACCAAAACGTACCCGGATGCGTACAGGCTTCTGACTCGCCGGCATACCCGTCACAAACTGTATTCCTCCTTGTATTTCTTTTCCGAAATCCAACAATAATGCCGGATGCCGAGTGTCAGTACTTCTAATCACACATACCCGGCTATTCGATAAATCAGCCTGTCCGTTTCCGGGCAACAACAAATAATGTTCATTTTCAATTTGGACACTGTCTTGCTGCCATACAATCCGAACAGGAGATAAATATTCGCGAATCCGACTATCTCGCTGTTGGGCGAATGCCGCTGTAAAACACAGCGACATTACACCTAATAACCAGCTTTTCCTCATATCTAACTTTGTTTTAAAGTCCAAAAGCAGGTACCAGATCATCCAGCTGCTGTTGAGTCATTCCTTCCGGATCTTCACCAGAAGCCAGACGGGCACTGAAATATATCTGAGCCGATTTACTCAACGTATCGATAGCATCGAAACATTCTATCACATCTTCTCCTACAGCCAGGATTCCATGTTTCTCCCAAAAAACTACATCATGCTTCTCGAGCTGTTTGATAGTAGCATGAGCCAATTCGACAGTACCAGGTATTTCATACGGAACAACACCGATTCCTTTCGGAACAATAATCCGACATTCAGGAATCATGCTCCACAGAACGTTTGTCAGATAATCCGAATTCAGGAACCGCTTGCAATGAGTCATACCGATCAAATCTGTCGGATGGGTATGTAAAACGACCCGATTATCGCGTCCTGTCGAACGGACATAATTATGCATCATCAGGTGAGATGGCAGTTCAGAGGTCGGTTGAATGGGTTGTTCTGCTATTATCTCATAGCTTAACCCATCAGTGGTTACACGAATCAGTGAACCATTCTCAAACGGAGCCTGAGCGACATAGCGCATCCGTTTTCCTGTGCCCGTCACATAAAATACATGACCGGCCAAAGCTTCCATTTTTTCAGGCAATGGTTTGGCCGAAGCCAGTGCAGGCAAAGCCAAATCGGCCGAAGTCAACAAAGAAGTTACATTGACAGAAATATTACCACCATTACGTTCAGCCCAGCCTTTCGTCCACAAATAACCTGCAACTTCGGCTATACGACCTATTTCTTCCATTAAAGCGACATTGCTTCTTAATTGTTCCATTTTCAATCAGTTTATAGTTTTTGCATTTATCTTTTATCCCGTCTGTTTTTAACGACAGACGGGATCTTTTTTCATATACGCCAGTTTTTATTCAAAATACGCCGGCTTTTTACTAAAATACGCCAGCTTTTCCATAAAATACGCCGGCTTTTTGGCCCTTGTCAAAAGCCTTATAAATTGGGGAAAATTAGTGAAAGGATTAATACACACATTCCCAAAATCAAAACGACAATCGTTTTTCGGTCAACGCCTTGCCATTCCTTCAATAAGATTCCCCAAATATTACTAAAAATCACATTTAACGACATCAGAATACTCCATGAAAAAGCCAACATCACCGGAGAATCGGCAAAGAAACTCTTCCCCATTCCCAAACCGAAGAATTGTGAATACCATAAAAGTCCGGCTAAAGCACAAAATAAGACATTATTCCACAAAACTCCAGTCGAAACTGAAAAATATTCACCTCCAGTATGATTTCGCTTATTCTGAAACAGACAATACACGGCATTCGTCAGAAACCCACCGGTAGTTACCAGCAAGATAACAGGATTAAGCACAAACAATTCGTTAGCGCCACGGCTTCGTACGAAATCGGAAATGGGAGAACCCGCTTCCAGCCCTAAATTAAAACAGGCACTCATAACACCGGCCAATAAAGCCACGGCCAGTCCCTTGGTCAGTGCAAAATCTTTAACAGCCGCTTTTTTCTCCTCGTCTGTCATGTTCCGGGCCCGTAAGCTTCCGGCATATCCGATAATGGCAATACCCGCCAAGGTGATACAAACGCCTAATAACAGGATAAGACCTTCGCCATGCAGTAAATCTTGTCCACCTAAAATGGCCGGAAAGAGTGTACCGAATCCGGCACAGGTTCCCAAAGAGATACTCTGTCCTAAGGCCACTCCAAGATATCGCATGCTCAGACCGAAGGTCAATCCTCCAACGCCCCACAGCATACCATATACAATCGCCTTCAAACTGCCCTCCATCTGAAACAGATCCATCAGTCCAATTCCTTCTGGAAGAGCTAAAAATGTACCTAACAGCGGAAAAACCAGCCAAGCAAAGATACCCTGAACGAGCCAGAAACTTTCCCAACTCCAAGATTGAATCTTGTTGATTGGAACATACGAACTGCTCTGTCCCAGACTACCTATAGCAATGATCAGCAAGCCAACAAGAATATCCATAATTATCCTCGCTTACTGGTTACATCGGCTTCATATTTCTCAATGTCTGCCATATAACTTTCACCTACGGGAACATCATTCTTCAGGCAGAACATATCCCAGACAGCATTCCAGGGCAAGCTTTTGGCTTCTTCCTGCAAAGCCAAGCGCTGGAACAGCAGATCTTTCTCTTCATATTCCTGCAATAATGCCGAAGGTTCCAACAATGCCTGTAACAATGCTTTCTGAGTAGCCCGGACACCAATGACATATGCCCCGATCCGATTAATGGTTGCATCAAAATAATCCAGACCAATATGGATTCTATTCAAGGCATTCGAACGGACCAGCTCACGCGAAAGATCCAGCAATTCATCATTCAGGATGACTACATGGTCACTGTCCCAACGTACCGGGCGACTGACATGCAGCATAATCTCGGGAGTGAACAACAGCAAAGAAGATATTTTATCAGCAATGCTTTCCGACAGATGGAAATGTCCTGTATCCAAAGTCACTATCTTCTGATTCTTCACCCCGTAACCCAAATAAAAGTCATACGAACCGACCGTATAATTTTCCAGGCCAATACCAAAAAGTTTTGCTTCGATACAATCTTTCATATTTTTATAGTCAACGGAAAATATCTCATCCAATGACCGTTCCAAAATCTGGCGATATTTCAACCGGCTGGCAGGAACTTCCTTGCTACCATCATGAATCCAGAGGTTCATGATACACGGATCTTCCTGGAATTTACCCATCTCTTCACTAATCCAGCGACAACGCTTGGTATGTTCAATCCAGAAATTACGGATCTCATCCTTCGGATTGGCCAATGTCAGGTTTCCACTTTTCGGATGAGAGAACGATGTACTGTTAAAATCCAGCTTCATGCCCTGTTCTTTCGCCCATTCCATCCAGCTCTGGAAATGACAAGGTTCTATTTCATCCCGGTCGACTACCTTTCCTTGAAAATCACCATATATTGCATGCAGACTCAAGCGGTGTTTCCCCGGAATTAATGATGTAGCCTCTATAATATCAGAACGGACTTCGTCAATGGTTCGCGCCCGACCCGGATAATTACCAGTCACCTGAATACCACCGGTCAATGCACCAGCCTGGTTTTCAAATCCCATGACATCATCTGTTTGCCAGCAATGCAATGACAAGGCTATCTGCTGAAGCTGAGCCATCGCTTTTTCTGTATCCACACCTAAAGAAGCATATCTTTCTTTTGCAATTTCGTAACTCTGTCTTATATTTTTTTCGTTCGTCATGATGAAATTATTTTGAGGTTAAACTTAAAAACTTCTTATAAGCCCGTTCATAGGTTGAAAAAGGAACTTGGGGAACAAACACTTTGGGTGCCGCACTCGACAGAATCAACCGCCTCATTTCCCAACGGTCATGAATGAAACCTGCAGTCCGAGCCTGTATCAATCCGTTGCCCACAGCCGTTGCTTCAGAAGGGCCGGCAACTACGGGCAATTGTATTACATTTGCTATCAATTGATTCAAGAAATCATTCTTTGCTCCTCCACCGATAACGTGTAGCCGATGAATAGGAAATGGAGCGACGTGTTCCAAAAAGCCAAGTACTTTACGGTAACTAAAAGCCAGGCTTTCAAAGATACACCGGACATACTGACCCACTGAAGAAGGCTTTTGCTGACCGTTTTCCTGACAATACTGACAAATAGCATTTCGCATATCCAGGGGATTTGAGAAACAAGGGGCATTCGGATTTACCAAATTCCGGAAAGGAGTAGCCTTCTCCATCAAACTCAACAGCTCAGCATATGAATAATCATTGCCTTCCCGCTTCCACTCTTCCCGACAACGTTCCAATAGCCACATGCCTGTTATATTCTTCAAGAAACGGATCGTTCCATCAATACCACCTTCATTGGTAAAATTTTCCTGAAAAGATTCTTCCGAGATAATGGGTTCGTCGGTTTCAATACCCATCAGGCTCCATGTTCCACTACTCAAATAAGCAAAATTCCGGTCTGTTGTCGGTACAGCAGCCACAGCCGAAGCGGTATCATGCCCGGCTACAGCAACAACAGGAACAGGCCCGACACCAGTTTCTCTACCTAATGATTCAGTGAGCGTACCAACGACTGTTCCTGGATATACAATTTTCTCAAAGAGAGACGGAGAAACGCCGGCAGCAGACAACAAATCCGGATCCATTGTTTTCGTATACGGATTTACCAATTGGGCAGTAGAAGCATCTGTATATTCACAAACCCGGTTGCCTGTAAGTAAATAAGAAAGCAAATCCGGAATAAACAACGCTTTGTCGGCTTGCTCCAGCGGTGAATATTTTTCCTGTTTCATCTGATAAAGCTGAAACAGGCTATTGAAGTTCATTATCTGAATACCAGTTTTCTTATATACATCCTGTTGCGATATCTGCTGCTGGAAAAAATGTTCGGGTACGCCTTCCGTAAAAGGATCCCGATAGGCACGAGGTAAACTCAACAAAACCCCGTCTGCACCCAGCAATCCAAAATCAACTCCCCAGGTATCAATACCGATTGATCTCAACGAAATCTTTTCTTTTCCACAATAACATAAAGCTTCCTTCAGTTCCTGATATATATGGTAGATATCCCAATAATAGCGGCCTTGTATTTCCAGAATCTTATTTGAAAACCGGTGAATTTCCTTCATTTCAAATTGATCTTTTAAAATAGTCATTAAAACAGCCCGGCCACTCGTAGCACCTATGTCGAATGATAAAAATGTGTTTACTTCCATGATAATTTATCCGTTACTTGAAGTTTTTTCTTATTTTTGGACAAATTTATCCGGTTTCCGGAGAAAACATATATAGATATTGATTTTAAACCTTTCAATTCTGATACAAATGAATACTCAGATAAACAATCAGCTATGTTATTTGACATACAGTGCCAATGATGAAGCTTGGGGAACCATTATTACGACAGCTGGTTTCCAACGGATTTCACCGCACGCCGTATATCCACCATCGCAACATCCCAAGAGTTATAACTTCTGTCCGCAAAACGGACGCATTCTAAATGAATATCAGTTTGTCTATATTGTAAAAGGTAGCGGACAATTCGTTTCTAACCATAAAAAGAAGCAGGCTGTCAAAACCGGAGATCTGTTAATCCTCTTTCCGGGTGAGTGGCACAATTACTACCCGGATGTGGATTCCGGCTGGGATGAATATTGGGTAGGATTTAAAGGCGCTTATATGGATTACCTGATGAACAAACACTTCTTTTCTCCGGAAAATCCTGTTTTAGAATTAGGCATCAGCTGTTCTCTCGTCAGTTTGTATGAAGATTTGCTGCAAACAGCCAACAACGAAAAAGCAGGTTTCCAAATTATGCTGGCAGGTATCTTGCAACACATCACCAGCACGATCTACTACAAGAATAAAAACCAGTCATTTGCGGATGCCTATATTCTGGAGAAATTGGCAGAAGCCCGCAGAATCATGAAAGCTGAAATTGAACATCCTTCATCTCCGGAAGACATAGCGGCTCAATTAGGATTAAGCTATTCCTGGTTTCGCCGGACATTCAAAGACTATACAGGTGTTTCACCAGCCCAATACCAGATTCAGCTACGTTTAATCCGGGCCAAAGAGTTATTAAGTCAGACTTCTCTGAATATTACAGAAATTGCCTATCAGTTACATTTCGAAAACGGCGGACAATTTTCTACCTTTTTCAAGAAAAGAGAAGGACTGACACCGAAAGAATACAGAGACTGGATTTCTGCTGCTAACTCAAAAGAATAAATCAGCAGCCAATCCGAGCTTCGATACGACCTATTATTTATTAGGAATTAAAATGAACAATTTTGCTGCCATTGATTTTGAAACGGCCAACCGTGAACCTTCCAGCGTTTGCAGTGTTGGCATTGTCATTGTAAAAGACGGGAAAATACAGGAACGGCTGTATCGTCTGATCCACCCGATACCCAACTATTATAGCTATTGGAATACTAAAATCCATGGATTAACCGCAGTTGATACAGCCCAGTCACCAGCATTTCCTGAAGTCTGGGCTGAAATAGCACCACATATCGGCGATCTCCCACTCGTTGCTCATAACTCACCATTCGATGAGGGTTGCCTGAAAGCTGTTTTTCAGAAATATGAAATGGATTATCCCAATTATACTTTTCTATGCACCTGCAGAGCTTCCCGACGTGTATTTGGGAAAAAGTTACCCAACCATCAGCTGCAAACAGTTGCAGCCCATTGTGGTTACGACCTGAGACAACATCATCATGCGCTGGCAGATGCAGAAGCCTGTGCATGGATTGCCTTACAAATCATCAACCCCTAATGCCGGATCCCTGTTCAGACGCTGAGTAACTTCCGGGACGATAATTTCTTTTTCCAGCGGGACAAATAGATAATACATATCAATAAGGACACAGTTGTAGCTAATGGTGATGCATATCCCATCCAGACAAGTGATGTCGTATCAATATGACTGAATAACCAGGATAACGGAATACGGAACACAAAGGTGGCAATCAGACTGTGCAGCATGGGGAACCAGGAATTTCCCTGTCCGCTAAAATAGGAGTTCATGCAGAAAACAAAGCTCACCAAAATACAATCAATGCTGTAGCCTCGTAAATAATCTGCCCCCATCGCAACGACAGCCTCATTTCCAGTAAATATACGAATCAATGTTTCCGGGAGAAATTGAGAATAAATACACATAGAAACGCCAAAAATCAAGGCCATGCCTATTCCGGCATACAGACAACGATTCATACGCTCTATCAGTCCGGCTCCGTAATTCTGCGCCGTCATGGCAGCAACAGCCGACGAAATAGCTACTGGCGGCAACATGGCAAAAACGATTATCTTTTCCACCACACCCAAAGCAGCCGACGCAATGACACCCATCTGGTTTACAAGTATTGTTATTATCAGAAAAGAGATATTCACCAACGCATCTTGTAACGCTATCGGAGCTCCCAAGGTAACAATACGTTGCGATAAAATACCATTTAAACGGATATCTTTTCGGGTAAATGGAAAACTGAAGCCTCTACGATGCAGGAACCATAAGGCCGTCATGAAACTAATTCCTTGAGATGAAACTGTTGCCAATGCAGCACCTGCTGCCCGTAAATGTAAACCGCCAACCAGTAGAAAGTCTAATAGGATATTTATGACACAAGCCAATGCCACAAAATAAAGAGGTGTACGAGAATCTCCTAACCCTCGTAAAATGCCACATACCACATTATAACCTATAATAAAAGGTATGCCTAATGAACAAATCAGCAAATACGCCCGTGTGTCTCGCATGGCCTCAACTGGTGTATGCATAACAGAAGCAATCGGATTATGACACACCGACATTATGCAAGTAAGTATGATGCCAATCATAGCAAACAACCAGACGGACGAGCCTATAATAGCAGCCTGCTCCTTATAATTTCGGGCACCGGTAGCAATACCTATAAGGACTGTTATTCCGGTTGTCAATCCTAAGATGATGCCGGTAACGGTTTGCATAACCTGGCTGCCGATGGCCACACCCGACACACTTGCCGCATCATCAAACTGCCCAACCACAAAAAGATCGGCTCCACCATATAAGGCTTGCAACACGTTTGCCAACAAATACGGCAAAGCAAATTGGAATAATACGTTAATCACATTTCCTTGCGTCAAGTCCAGCTCTTTCATACATCTCAAGTTATTAATAAAAACACATGAGCAAACAGAAAGCCGGATAAGCTGATTGGTTTTACCCAGTCATCTTATCCGGCTCCTATCTCGCCCTCCGATGAGGATTACAAAACGCTCCTTTTTCTTATGTCCTGCAAATGTATAATGAATCGAGGAAGTAATCAAATAATCCAGTTGGTTTCTTTCAGTCCATTTTATTTAGAAACCGACTTGTTTCTGCTGTTCCTTATTATAACGATCACCTATTATAGGTATCGTTGCCACTGTATTTTCCAAATCCATCCATTCTTCAGGCCGTAGTTCAAAATCCAATGTACGAAGATTTTCTTCTAAATGAGCTAATTTAGTAGTTCCCGGAATTGGTACAACCGATGGTGATTTTTGCAATAACCAGCCCAAAGCTACTTGCGAAGAAGTCATGCCTCGCGTCCGTCCGAATTGCTGTAACTCATTCACAATTCTTAAATTGGACCGAATGGCTTCCGGAGTAAAACGAGGAAGCGTCTGACGATTATCATTCTGAGTATCGAAACGGGTATATTCATTAATACACCCACCTAAAAATCCCCGATTCAGCGGACTGTAAGGAACGAAACCAATTCCTAATTCCTGACACACATCCAATACTCCATTTTCTTCAACCAACCGATGCATCAGATGGTATTCACTTTGAATGGCGGTCAGCGGACAAACAGCATGAGCCTTCCGAATCGTATCCGCACTCACTTCACACATACCCCAATGCAATACTTTTCCTTCTTTTATCAAGTCCGAGATTGTTCCAGCCACATCT is part of the Parabacteroides sp. AD58 genome and harbors:
- a CDS encoding alpha-L-rhamnosidase yields the protein MRKSWLLGVMSLCFTAAFAQQRDSRIREYLSPVRIVWQQDSVQIENEHYLLLPGNGQADLSNSRVCVIRSTDTRHPALLLDFGKEIQGGIQFVTGMPASQKPVRIRVRFGESVSEAMCEIDGKNGATNDHAVRDFQLSLPWLGVAEVGNSGFRFVRIDLPDDSVELQLKEVRAIATYRDIPYKGSFRCSDERLNQIWQTGAYTVHLNLQEYLWDGIKRDRLVWIGDMHPEVMTVNTVFGYNEAVPKSLDLTRDITPLPNWMNGISSYSIWWLLIQRDWFRYQGDWTYLQSQKDYLIGLLKVLISKVDASGREHLDGMRFLDWPSNENPEAINAGLQALMVQAMKYGAELCSLLQEPELADTCRETEARLRKAAPEVVKPFLALKKKPTEPGMKQAAALLAWAGLMDAKEADQKYLSQEGGHGFSTFYGYYMLRSMALADNYSGALDIIRSYWGAMLDMGATTFWEDFNLDWLPNAAPIDELVPDGKKDIHGDFGAYCYKGFRHSLCHGWASGPTSWLTEYVLGVQVMEPGCRVLRIVPHLADLDWVEGTFPTPKGIVKIRHEKQPDGSISSKIEAPEGIVINK
- the rhaD gene encoding rhamnulose-1-phosphate aldolase — encoded protein: MEQLRSNVALMEEIGRIAEVAGYLWTKGWAERNGGNISVNVTSLLTSADLALPALASAKPLPEKMEALAGHVFYVTGTGKRMRYVAQAPFENGSLIRVTTDGLSYEIIAEQPIQPTSELPSHLMMHNYVRSTGRDNRVVLHTHPTDLIGMTHCKRFLNSDYLTNVLWSMIPECRIIVPKGIGVVPYEIPGTVELAHATIKQLEKHDVVFWEKHGILAVGEDVIECFDAIDTLSKSAQIYFSARLASGEDPEGMTQQQLDDLVPAFGL
- the rhaT gene encoding L-rhamnose/proton symporter RhaT, giving the protein MDILVGLLIIAIGSLGQSSSYVPINKIQSWSWESFWLVQGIFAWLVFPLLGTFLALPEGIGLMDLFQMEGSLKAIVYGMLWGVGGLTFGLSMRYLGVALGQSISLGTCAGFGTLFPAILGGQDLLHGEGLILLLGVCITLAGIAIIGYAGSLRARNMTDEEKKAAVKDFALTKGLAVALLAGVMSACFNLGLEAGSPISDFVRSRGANELFVLNPVILLVTTGGFLTNAVYCLFQNKRNHTGGEYFSVSTGVLWNNVLFCALAGLLWYSQFFGLGMGKSFFADSPVMLAFSWSILMSLNVIFSNIWGILLKEWQGVDRKTIVVLILGMCVLILSLIFPNL
- a CDS encoding L-rhamnose isomerase; translation: MTNEKNIRQSYEIAKERYASLGVDTEKAMAQLQQIALSLHCWQTDDVMGFENQAGALTGGIQVTGNYPGRARTIDEVRSDIIEATSLIPGKHRLSLHAIYGDFQGKVVDRDEIEPCHFQSWMEWAKEQGMKLDFNSTSFSHPKSGNLTLANPKDEIRNFWIEHTKRCRWISEEMGKFQEDPCIMNLWIHDGSKEVPASRLKYRQILERSLDEIFSVDYKNMKDCIEAKLFGIGLENYTVGSYDFYLGYGVKNQKIVTLDTGHFHLSESIADKISSLLLFTPEIMLHVSRPVRWDSDHVVILNDELLDLSRELVRSNALNRIHIGLDYFDATINRIGAYVIGVRATQKALLQALLEPSALLQEYEEKDLLFQRLALQEEAKSLPWNAVWDMFCLKNDVPVGESYMADIEKYEADVTSKRG
- a CDS encoding rhamnulokinase; amino-acid sequence: MEVNTFLSFDIGATSGRAVLMTILKDQFEMKEIHRFSNKILEIQGRYYWDIYHIYQELKEALCYCGKEKISLRSIGIDTWGVDFGLLGADGVLLSLPRAYRDPFTEGVPEHFFQQQISQQDVYKKTGIQIMNFNSLFQLYQMKQEKYSPLEQADKALFIPDLLSYLLTGNRVCEYTDASTAQLVNPYTKTMDPDLLSAAGVSPSLFEKIVYPGTVVGTLTESLGRETGVGPVPVVAVAGHDTASAVAAVPTTDRNFAYLSSGTWSLMGIETDEPIISEESFQENFTNEGGIDGTIRFLKNITGMWLLERCREEWKREGNDYSYAELLSLMEKATPFRNLVNPNAPCFSNPLDMRNAICQYCQENGQQKPSSVGQYVRCIFESLAFSYRKVLGFLEHVAPFPIHRLHVIGGGAKNDFLNQLIANVIQLPVVAGPSEATAVGNGLIQARTAGFIHDRWEMRRLILSSAAPKVFVPQVPFSTYERAYKKFLSLTSK
- a CDS encoding AraC family transcriptional regulator translates to MNTQINNQLCYLTYSANDEAWGTIITTAGFQRISPHAVYPPSQHPKSYNFCPQNGRILNEYQFVYIVKGSGQFVSNHKKKQAVKTGDLLILFPGEWHNYYPDVDSGWDEYWVGFKGAYMDYLMNKHFFSPENPVLELGISCSLVSLYEDLLQTANNEKAGFQIMLAGILQHITSTIYYKNKNQSFADAYILEKLAEARRIMKAEIEHPSSPEDIAAQLGLSYSWFRRTFKDYTGVSPAQYQIQLRLIRAKELLSQTSLNITEIAYQLHFENGGQFSTFFKKREGLTPKEYRDWISAANSKE
- a CDS encoding 3'-5' exonuclease — encoded protein: MNNFAAIDFETANREPSSVCSVGIVIVKDGKIQERLYRLIHPIPNYYSYWNTKIHGLTAVDTAQSPAFPEVWAEIAPHIGDLPLVAHNSPFDEGCLKAVFQKYEMDYPNYTFLCTCRASRRVFGKKLPNHQLQTVAAHCGYDLRQHHHALADAEACAWIALQIINP
- a CDS encoding MATE family efflux transporter, with translation MKELDLTQGNVINVLFQFALPYLLANVLQALYGGADLFVVGQFDDAASVSGVAIGSQVMQTVTGIILGLTTGITVLIGIATGARNYKEQAAIIGSSVWLFAMIGIILTCIMSVCHNPIASVMHTPVEAMRDTRAYLLICSLGIPFIIGYNVVCGILRGLGDSRTPLYFVALACVINILLDFLLVGGLHLRAAGAALATVSSQGISFMTALWFLHRRGFSFPFTRKDIRLNGILSQRIVTLGAPIALQDALVNISFLIITILVNQMGVIASAALGVVEKIIVFAMLPPVAISSAVAAMTAQNYGAGLIERMNRCLYAGIGMALIFGVSMCIYSQFLPETLIRIFTGNEAVVAMGADYLRGYSIDCILVSFVFCMNSYFSGQGNSWFPMLHSLIATFVFRIPLSWLFSHIDTTSLVWMGYASPLATTVSLLICIIYLSRWKKKLSSRKLLSV
- a CDS encoding aldo/keto reductase, with amino-acid sequence MNRRGFLQTSMTLGAAWSISSANEQIQAITPSAVSLNHVESKENISVSTHRVLGSGENALEVSALGLGLMGMTYNRSQHPDKNQCIRLIHQAVDRGVTLFDTAIIYGPLNNELLAGEALAPFKGQVNVTTKFGHEVIDGKATGRQDSRPATIRRFCEDSLKRLRIDCISLFYQHRFDPTVPVEDVAGTISDLIKEGKVLHWGMCEVSADTIRKAHAVCPLTAIQSEYHLMHRLVEENGVLDVCQELGIGFVPYSPLNRGFLGGCINEYTRFDTQNDNRQTLPRFTPEAIRSNLRIVNELQQFGRTRGMTSSQVALGWLLQKSPSVVPIPGTTKLAHLEENLRTLDFELRPEEWMDLENTVATIPIIGDRYNKEQQKQVGF